A region from the Cervus elaphus chromosome 10, mCerEla1.1, whole genome shotgun sequence genome encodes:
- the CCDC154 gene encoding coiled-coil domain-containing protein 154 isoform X2, which yields MSHGERSGCPRQGLGSIWEQLPCQPQRRTPSYLLVERTDSSPSSEASPPSQLSTIAAEDLGLLEEELASPESLSPEEVSEKDACSRLPSDASNPEQGTLKRWKQLEQWVAGLQAEVASLRGHRARCEHATLSLLRELLQVRACLQLQDAQLKRLQLEARQAVPATEKEAVQVGRVPRPGGIASLDPEPHSAQAQHSDNPRGPAPRPRLHSARVSASQLPGPQQQNQMQALDKRLVEVREALTQVRRKQALQDSERKGAEQETSLRLSELTGKLKQEEQDREVACGALQKSQEEAGQKLDHQVARMQAQMTKLGEEMSLRFLKREARLCGFLQKSFLALEKRMKASESARLRAESALREELEGRWRQLQELDTERVRAQQDQCQQEECHLLEQCRGLDKAVVQLTEFVQQNQVSLNRVLLAEQKAWDAKGQLEDSRAGELATYLQENLEAMQLAGELAQQETHGTLELVRRPGGGQARRVPLRGRWHTQPHPPQLREKSQALEVSVAELVRQVKDLSDHFLALSWRLDLQEQTLSMRLRETQNEWEAAEQRWRGGLTRCQEEAEARLREIEAVTDKCVLHKSDSDCKISAEATARELAVEAVRQELAALLSSVQLLREGNPGRKIAEIQGKLATFQNQMMKLETSIQDNKTIQNLKFNTETKLRAEAMATLQESVLRLWSEEGPWAPTLGSRRGPTSLERQQLFVKEVAPDDVVPVNRWGVYQAVRWLQWKAVLMNLASQQTPGSAALEKPLSQKPARRLSSLPIPQK from the exons ATGAGCCACGGTGAGCGCAGCGGGTGCCCGCGGCAGGGTCTGGGGTCCATCTGGGAGCAACTCCCCTGTCAGCCCCAAAGGCGAACCCCAAGTTACCTTCTCGTAGAGCGGACAGACAGCAGCCCCTCATCCGAGGCCTCGCCGCCCTCCCAGCTGAGCACCATCGCCGCGGAGGACCTGGGGCTCCTGGAGGAAGAGTTGGCCAGCCCCGAGTCCCTGAGCCCGGAGGAGGTCTCGGAGAAGGATGCGTGCAGCCGCCTGCCGTCCGATGCATCCAACCCGGAGCAGGGCACCCTGAAGCGCTGGAAGCAGCTGGAGCAGTG GGTGGCCGGCCTGCAGGCTGAGGTGGCGTCCCTGCGGGGACACAGGGCCCGCTGCGAGCATGCCACGCTGAGCTTGCTGCGGGAGCTGCTGCAGGTGCGGGCCTGCCTGCAGCTGCAAGATGCACAGCTGAAGAGGCTGCAGCTGGAGGCGCGGCAGGCGGTTCCAGCCACCGAGAAGGAAGCCGTCCAGGTGGGGCGTGTCCCAAGGCCTGGAGGCATCGCCTCCCTGGACCCTGAACCCCACTCAGCCCAGGCCCAGCACTCCGACAACCCCCGGGGTCCAGCTCCAAGGCCCCGGCTGCACTCAGCCCGCGTCTCCGCCTCACAGCTCCCTGGCCCACAACAGCAGAACCAGATGCAGGCTCTGGACAAGAG GCTGGTGGAAGTCCGGGAGGCCCTGACCCAGGTCCGGAGGAAGCAGGCGCTCCAGGACTCCGAGCGGAAGGGCGCCGAGCAGGAGACTAGCCTCAG GCTGTCCGAGCTGACTGGGAAGCTGAAGCAGGAGGAGCAGGACCGCGAGGTGGCCTGCGGGGCCCTGCAGAAGAGCCAGGAGGAGGCGGGCCAGAAGCTGGACCACCAGGTGGCCAGGATGCAG GCCCAGATGACCAAGCTGGGGGAGGAGATGAGCCTCCGCTTCCTCAAGAGGGAGGCCAGGCTGTGCGGCTTCCTGCAGAAGAGCTTCCTGGCCCTGGAGAAG AGGATGAAGGCCTCGGAGAGTGCACGGCTGCGGGCGGAGAGCGCCCTGCGGGAGGAGCTGGAGGGCAGGTGGCGGCAGCTGCAGGAGCTGGACACGGAGCGCGTGCGGGCCCAGCAGGACCAGTgccag CAGGAAGAGTGCCACCTCCTGGAGCAGTGCCGGGGCCTGGACAAGGCCGTGGTCCAGCTGACTGAGTTCGTGCAGCAGAACCAGGTGTCGCTCAACCGCGTCCTGCTGGCCGAGCAGAAGGCCTG GGATGCCAAGGGGCAGTTGGAGGACAGCCGGGCTGGGGAGCTGGCCACCTACCTGCAGGAGAACCTGGAGGCCATGCAGCTGGCCGGGGAGCTGGCCCAGCAGGAGACACACGGCACCCTGGAGCTGGTGAGGCGGCCGGGCGGGGGGCAGGCTCGCAGGGTCCCCCTTCGGGGCAGATGGCACACTCAGCCCCACCCCCCGCAGCTCCGAGAGAAGAGCCAGGCCCTGGAGGTGTCCGTGGCTGAGCTGGTCAGGCAGGTGAAGGACCTGAGTGACCACTTCCTGGCCCTGAGCTGGCGGCTGGACCTGCAGGAGCAGACACTGAGCATGCGGCTGCGGGAG ACACAGAATGAGTGGGAAGCCGCAGAGCAGCGGTGGCGGGGAGGCCTGACGCGCTGTCAAGAGGAGGCGGAGGCGCGCCTGCGGGAG ATAGAGGCTGTCACTGACAAGTGTGTGCTTCACAAGAGCGACTCGGACTGCAAGATCTCTGCCGAGGCCACAGCCAG AGAGCTGGCGGTCGAGGCCGTGAGGCAGGAGCTGGCTGCCCTGCTGTCCTCCGTGCAGCTGCTCAGAGAGGGCAACCCCGGGCGCAAGATCGCCGAGATCCAGGGCAAGCTGGCCACG TTTCAGAACCAAATGATGAAACTGGAGACCAGCATCCAGGACAACaagaccatccagaatctcaagtTTAATACAGAAACCAAGCTG CGCGCGGAGGCGATGGCCACCCTGCAGGAGAGCGTGCTGCGCCTGTGGAGCGAGGAGGGCCCCTGGGCCCCGACGCTGGGCAGCAGGAGGGGCCCCACGTCCCTGGAGCGGCAGCAGCTCTTTGTCAAGGAGGTGGCCCCCGACGACGTGGTCCCTGTGAACCGCTGGGGCGTGTATCAGGCCGTGAG GTGGCTACAGTGGAAGGCGGTTCTCATGAATCTGGCATCCCAGCAGACGCCCGGGAGTGCAGCCCTGGAGAAGCCCCTCAGCCAGAAGCCTGCCCGCCGACTCTCATCCCTGCCCATTCCCCAGAAATAA
- the CCDC154 gene encoding coiled-coil domain-containing protein 154 isoform X4, which yields MSHERTDSSPSSEASPPSQLSTIAAEDLGLLEEELASPESLSPEEVSEKDACSRLPSDASNPEQGTLKRWKQLEQWVAGLQAEVASLRGHRARCEHATLSLLRELLQVRACLQLQDAQLKRLQLEARQAVPATEKEAVQVGRVPRPGGIASLDPEPHSAQAQHSDNPRGPAPRPRLHSARVSASQLPGPQQQNQMQALDKRLVEVREALTQVRRKQALQDSERKGAEQETSLRLSELTGKLKQEEQDREVACGALQKSQEEAGQKLDHQVARMQAQMTKLGEEMSLRFLKREARLCGFLQKSFLALEKRMKASESARLRAESALREELEGRWRQLQELDTERVRAQQDQCQQEECHLLEQCRGLDKAVVQLTEFVQQNQVSLNRVLLAEQKAWDAKGQLEDSRAGELATYLQENLEAMQLAGELAQQETHGTLELVRRPGGGQARRVPLRGRWHTQPHPPQLREKSQALEVSVAELVRQVKDLSDHFLALSWRLDLQEQTLSMRLRETQNEWEAAEQRWRGGLTRCQEEAEARLREVQERLDHLPQQIEAVTDKCVLHKSDSDCKISAEATARELAVEAVRQELAALLSSVQLLREGNPGRKIAEIQGKLATFQNQMMKLETSIQDNKTIQNLKFNTETKLRAEAMATLQESVLRLWSEEGPWAPTLGSRRGPTSLERQQLFVKEVAPDDVVPVNRWGVYQAVRWLQWKAVLMNLASQQTPGSAALEKPLSQKPARRLSSLPIPQK from the exons ATGAGCCACG AGCGGACAGACAGCAGCCCCTCATCCGAGGCCTCGCCGCCCTCCCAGCTGAGCACCATCGCCGCGGAGGACCTGGGGCTCCTGGAGGAAGAGTTGGCCAGCCCCGAGTCCCTGAGCCCGGAGGAGGTCTCGGAGAAGGATGCGTGCAGCCGCCTGCCGTCCGATGCATCCAACCCGGAGCAGGGCACCCTGAAGCGCTGGAAGCAGCTGGAGCAGTG GGTGGCCGGCCTGCAGGCTGAGGTGGCGTCCCTGCGGGGACACAGGGCCCGCTGCGAGCATGCCACGCTGAGCTTGCTGCGGGAGCTGCTGCAGGTGCGGGCCTGCCTGCAGCTGCAAGATGCACAGCTGAAGAGGCTGCAGCTGGAGGCGCGGCAGGCGGTTCCAGCCACCGAGAAGGAAGCCGTCCAGGTGGGGCGTGTCCCAAGGCCTGGAGGCATCGCCTCCCTGGACCCTGAACCCCACTCAGCCCAGGCCCAGCACTCCGACAACCCCCGGGGTCCAGCTCCAAGGCCCCGGCTGCACTCAGCCCGCGTCTCCGCCTCACAGCTCCCTGGCCCACAACAGCAGAACCAGATGCAGGCTCTGGACAAGAG GCTGGTGGAAGTCCGGGAGGCCCTGACCCAGGTCCGGAGGAAGCAGGCGCTCCAGGACTCCGAGCGGAAGGGCGCCGAGCAGGAGACTAGCCTCAG GCTGTCCGAGCTGACTGGGAAGCTGAAGCAGGAGGAGCAGGACCGCGAGGTGGCCTGCGGGGCCCTGCAGAAGAGCCAGGAGGAGGCGGGCCAGAAGCTGGACCACCAGGTGGCCAGGATGCAG GCCCAGATGACCAAGCTGGGGGAGGAGATGAGCCTCCGCTTCCTCAAGAGGGAGGCCAGGCTGTGCGGCTTCCTGCAGAAGAGCTTCCTGGCCCTGGAGAAG AGGATGAAGGCCTCGGAGAGTGCACGGCTGCGGGCGGAGAGCGCCCTGCGGGAGGAGCTGGAGGGCAGGTGGCGGCAGCTGCAGGAGCTGGACACGGAGCGCGTGCGGGCCCAGCAGGACCAGTgccag CAGGAAGAGTGCCACCTCCTGGAGCAGTGCCGGGGCCTGGACAAGGCCGTGGTCCAGCTGACTGAGTTCGTGCAGCAGAACCAGGTGTCGCTCAACCGCGTCCTGCTGGCCGAGCAGAAGGCCTG GGATGCCAAGGGGCAGTTGGAGGACAGCCGGGCTGGGGAGCTGGCCACCTACCTGCAGGAGAACCTGGAGGCCATGCAGCTGGCCGGGGAGCTGGCCCAGCAGGAGACACACGGCACCCTGGAGCTGGTGAGGCGGCCGGGCGGGGGGCAGGCTCGCAGGGTCCCCCTTCGGGGCAGATGGCACACTCAGCCCCACCCCCCGCAGCTCCGAGAGAAGAGCCAGGCCCTGGAGGTGTCCGTGGCTGAGCTGGTCAGGCAGGTGAAGGACCTGAGTGACCACTTCCTGGCCCTGAGCTGGCGGCTGGACCTGCAGGAGCAGACACTGAGCATGCGGCTGCGGGAG ACACAGAATGAGTGGGAAGCCGCAGAGCAGCGGTGGCGGGGAGGCCTGACGCGCTGTCAAGAGGAGGCGGAGGCGCGCCTGCGGGAGGTGCAGGAGAGACTGGACCACCTGCCCCAGCAG ATAGAGGCTGTCACTGACAAGTGTGTGCTTCACAAGAGCGACTCGGACTGCAAGATCTCTGCCGAGGCCACAGCCAG AGAGCTGGCGGTCGAGGCCGTGAGGCAGGAGCTGGCTGCCCTGCTGTCCTCCGTGCAGCTGCTCAGAGAGGGCAACCCCGGGCGCAAGATCGCCGAGATCCAGGGCAAGCTGGCCACG TTTCAGAACCAAATGATGAAACTGGAGACCAGCATCCAGGACAACaagaccatccagaatctcaagtTTAATACAGAAACCAAGCTG CGCGCGGAGGCGATGGCCACCCTGCAGGAGAGCGTGCTGCGCCTGTGGAGCGAGGAGGGCCCCTGGGCCCCGACGCTGGGCAGCAGGAGGGGCCCCACGTCCCTGGAGCGGCAGCAGCTCTTTGTCAAGGAGGTGGCCCCCGACGACGTGGTCCCTGTGAACCGCTGGGGCGTGTATCAGGCCGTGAG GTGGCTACAGTGGAAGGCGGTTCTCATGAATCTGGCATCCCAGCAGACGCCCGGGAGTGCAGCCCTGGAGAAGCCCCTCAGCCAGAAGCCTGCCCGCCGACTCTCATCCCTGCCCATTCCCCAGAAATAA
- the CCDC154 gene encoding coiled-coil domain-containing protein 154 isoform X5, whose translation MSHGERSGCPRQGLGSIWEQLPCQPQRRTPSYLLVERTDSSPSSEASPPSQLSTIAAEDLGLLEEELASPESLSPEEVSEKDACSRLPSDASNPEQGTLKRWKQLEQWVAGLQAEVASLRGHRARCEHATLSLLRELLQVRACLQLQDAQLKRLQLEARQAVPATEKEAVQLPGPQQQNQMQALDKRLVEVREALTQVRRKQALQDSERKGAEQETSLRLSELTGKLKQEEQDREVACGALQKSQEEAGQKLDHQVARMQAQMTKLGEEMSLRFLKREARLCGFLQKSFLALEKRMKASESARLRAESALREELEGRWRQLQELDTERVRAQQDQCQQEECHLLEQCRGLDKAVVQLTEFVQQNQVSLNRVLLAEQKAWDAKGQLEDSRAGELATYLQENLEAMQLAGELAQQETHGTLELVRRPGGGQARRVPLRGRWHTQPHPPQLREKSQALEVSVAELVRQVKDLSDHFLALSWRLDLQEQTLSMRLRETQNEWEAAEQRWRGGLTRCQEEAEARLREVQERLDHLPQQIEAVTDKCVLHKSDSDCKISAEATARELAVEAVRQELAALLSSVQLLREGNPGRKIAEIQGKLATFQNQMMKLETSIQDNKTIQNLKFNTETKLRAEAMATLQESVLRLWSEEGPWAPTLGSRRGPTSLERQQLFVKEVAPDDVVPVNRWGVYQAVRWLQWKAVLMNLASQQTPGSAALEKPLSQKPARRLSSLPIPQK comes from the exons ATGAGCCACGGTGAGCGCAGCGGGTGCCCGCGGCAGGGTCTGGGGTCCATCTGGGAGCAACTCCCCTGTCAGCCCCAAAGGCGAACCCCAAGTTACCTTCTCGTAGAGCGGACAGACAGCAGCCCCTCATCCGAGGCCTCGCCGCCCTCCCAGCTGAGCACCATCGCCGCGGAGGACCTGGGGCTCCTGGAGGAAGAGTTGGCCAGCCCCGAGTCCCTGAGCCCGGAGGAGGTCTCGGAGAAGGATGCGTGCAGCCGCCTGCCGTCCGATGCATCCAACCCGGAGCAGGGCACCCTGAAGCGCTGGAAGCAGCTGGAGCAGTG GGTGGCCGGCCTGCAGGCTGAGGTGGCGTCCCTGCGGGGACACAGGGCCCGCTGCGAGCATGCCACGCTGAGCTTGCTGCGGGAGCTGCTGCAGGTGCGGGCCTGCCTGCAGCTGCAAGATGCACAGCTGAAGAGGCTGCAGCTGGAGGCGCGGCAGGCGGTTCCAGCCACCGAGAAGGAAGCCGTCCAG CTCCCTGGCCCACAACAGCAGAACCAGATGCAGGCTCTGGACAAGAG GCTGGTGGAAGTCCGGGAGGCCCTGACCCAGGTCCGGAGGAAGCAGGCGCTCCAGGACTCCGAGCGGAAGGGCGCCGAGCAGGAGACTAGCCTCAG GCTGTCCGAGCTGACTGGGAAGCTGAAGCAGGAGGAGCAGGACCGCGAGGTGGCCTGCGGGGCCCTGCAGAAGAGCCAGGAGGAGGCGGGCCAGAAGCTGGACCACCAGGTGGCCAGGATGCAG GCCCAGATGACCAAGCTGGGGGAGGAGATGAGCCTCCGCTTCCTCAAGAGGGAGGCCAGGCTGTGCGGCTTCCTGCAGAAGAGCTTCCTGGCCCTGGAGAAG AGGATGAAGGCCTCGGAGAGTGCACGGCTGCGGGCGGAGAGCGCCCTGCGGGAGGAGCTGGAGGGCAGGTGGCGGCAGCTGCAGGAGCTGGACACGGAGCGCGTGCGGGCCCAGCAGGACCAGTgccag CAGGAAGAGTGCCACCTCCTGGAGCAGTGCCGGGGCCTGGACAAGGCCGTGGTCCAGCTGACTGAGTTCGTGCAGCAGAACCAGGTGTCGCTCAACCGCGTCCTGCTGGCCGAGCAGAAGGCCTG GGATGCCAAGGGGCAGTTGGAGGACAGCCGGGCTGGGGAGCTGGCCACCTACCTGCAGGAGAACCTGGAGGCCATGCAGCTGGCCGGGGAGCTGGCCCAGCAGGAGACACACGGCACCCTGGAGCTGGTGAGGCGGCCGGGCGGGGGGCAGGCTCGCAGGGTCCCCCTTCGGGGCAGATGGCACACTCAGCCCCACCCCCCGCAGCTCCGAGAGAAGAGCCAGGCCCTGGAGGTGTCCGTGGCTGAGCTGGTCAGGCAGGTGAAGGACCTGAGTGACCACTTCCTGGCCCTGAGCTGGCGGCTGGACCTGCAGGAGCAGACACTGAGCATGCGGCTGCGGGAG ACACAGAATGAGTGGGAAGCCGCAGAGCAGCGGTGGCGGGGAGGCCTGACGCGCTGTCAAGAGGAGGCGGAGGCGCGCCTGCGGGAGGTGCAGGAGAGACTGGACCACCTGCCCCAGCAG ATAGAGGCTGTCACTGACAAGTGTGTGCTTCACAAGAGCGACTCGGACTGCAAGATCTCTGCCGAGGCCACAGCCAG AGAGCTGGCGGTCGAGGCCGTGAGGCAGGAGCTGGCTGCCCTGCTGTCCTCCGTGCAGCTGCTCAGAGAGGGCAACCCCGGGCGCAAGATCGCCGAGATCCAGGGCAAGCTGGCCACG TTTCAGAACCAAATGATGAAACTGGAGACCAGCATCCAGGACAACaagaccatccagaatctcaagtTTAATACAGAAACCAAGCTG CGCGCGGAGGCGATGGCCACCCTGCAGGAGAGCGTGCTGCGCCTGTGGAGCGAGGAGGGCCCCTGGGCCCCGACGCTGGGCAGCAGGAGGGGCCCCACGTCCCTGGAGCGGCAGCAGCTCTTTGTCAAGGAGGTGGCCCCCGACGACGTGGTCCCTGTGAACCGCTGGGGCGTGTATCAGGCCGTGAG GTGGCTACAGTGGAAGGCGGTTCTCATGAATCTGGCATCCCAGCAGACGCCCGGGAGTGCAGCCCTGGAGAAGCCCCTCAGCCAGAAGCCTGCCCGCCGACTCTCATCCCTGCCCATTCCCCAGAAATAA
- the CCDC154 gene encoding coiled-coil domain-containing protein 154 isoform X6 has product MSHGERSGCPRQGLGSIWEQLPCQPQRRTPSYLLVERTDSSPSSEASPPSQLSTIAAEDLGLLEEELASPESLSPEEVSEKDACSRLPSDASNPEQGTLKRWKQLEQWVAGLQAEVASLRGHRARCEHATLSLLRELLQVRACLQLQDAQLKRLQLEARQAVPATEKEAVQLPGPQQQNQMQALDKRLVEVREALTQVRRKQALQDSERKGAEQETSLRLSELTGKLKQEEQDREVACGALQKSQEEAGQKLDHQVARMQAQMTKLGEEMSLRFLKREARLCGFLQKSFLALEKRMKASESARLRAESALREELEGRWRQLQELDTERVRAQQDQCQQEECHLLEQCRGLDKAVVQLTEFVQQNQVSLNRVLLAEQKAWDAKGQLEDSRAGELATYLQENLEAMQLAGELAQQETHGTLELLREKSQALEVSVAELVRQVKDLSDHFLALSWRLDLQEQTLSMRLRETQNEWEAAEQRWRGGLTRCQEEAEARLREVQERLDHLPQQIEAVTDKCVLHKSDSDCKISAEATARELAVEAVRQELAALLSSVQLLREGNPGRKIAEIQGKLATFQNQMMKLETSIQDNKTIQNLKFNTETKLRAEAMATLQESVLRLWSEEGPWAPTLGSRRGPTSLERQQLFVKEVAPDDVVPVNRWGVYQAVRWLQWKAVLMNLASQQTPGSAALEKPLSQKPARRLSSLPIPQK; this is encoded by the exons ATGAGCCACGGTGAGCGCAGCGGGTGCCCGCGGCAGGGTCTGGGGTCCATCTGGGAGCAACTCCCCTGTCAGCCCCAAAGGCGAACCCCAAGTTACCTTCTCGTAGAGCGGACAGACAGCAGCCCCTCATCCGAGGCCTCGCCGCCCTCCCAGCTGAGCACCATCGCCGCGGAGGACCTGGGGCTCCTGGAGGAAGAGTTGGCCAGCCCCGAGTCCCTGAGCCCGGAGGAGGTCTCGGAGAAGGATGCGTGCAGCCGCCTGCCGTCCGATGCATCCAACCCGGAGCAGGGCACCCTGAAGCGCTGGAAGCAGCTGGAGCAGTG GGTGGCCGGCCTGCAGGCTGAGGTGGCGTCCCTGCGGGGACACAGGGCCCGCTGCGAGCATGCCACGCTGAGCTTGCTGCGGGAGCTGCTGCAGGTGCGGGCCTGCCTGCAGCTGCAAGATGCACAGCTGAAGAGGCTGCAGCTGGAGGCGCGGCAGGCGGTTCCAGCCACCGAGAAGGAAGCCGTCCAG CTCCCTGGCCCACAACAGCAGAACCAGATGCAGGCTCTGGACAAGAG GCTGGTGGAAGTCCGGGAGGCCCTGACCCAGGTCCGGAGGAAGCAGGCGCTCCAGGACTCCGAGCGGAAGGGCGCCGAGCAGGAGACTAGCCTCAG GCTGTCCGAGCTGACTGGGAAGCTGAAGCAGGAGGAGCAGGACCGCGAGGTGGCCTGCGGGGCCCTGCAGAAGAGCCAGGAGGAGGCGGGCCAGAAGCTGGACCACCAGGTGGCCAGGATGCAG GCCCAGATGACCAAGCTGGGGGAGGAGATGAGCCTCCGCTTCCTCAAGAGGGAGGCCAGGCTGTGCGGCTTCCTGCAGAAGAGCTTCCTGGCCCTGGAGAAG AGGATGAAGGCCTCGGAGAGTGCACGGCTGCGGGCGGAGAGCGCCCTGCGGGAGGAGCTGGAGGGCAGGTGGCGGCAGCTGCAGGAGCTGGACACGGAGCGCGTGCGGGCCCAGCAGGACCAGTgccag CAGGAAGAGTGCCACCTCCTGGAGCAGTGCCGGGGCCTGGACAAGGCCGTGGTCCAGCTGACTGAGTTCGTGCAGCAGAACCAGGTGTCGCTCAACCGCGTCCTGCTGGCCGAGCAGAAGGCCTG GGATGCCAAGGGGCAGTTGGAGGACAGCCGGGCTGGGGAGCTGGCCACCTACCTGCAGGAGAACCTGGAGGCCATGCAGCTGGCCGGGGAGCTGGCCCAGCAGGAGACACACGGCACCCTGGAGCTG CTCCGAGAGAAGAGCCAGGCCCTGGAGGTGTCCGTGGCTGAGCTGGTCAGGCAGGTGAAGGACCTGAGTGACCACTTCCTGGCCCTGAGCTGGCGGCTGGACCTGCAGGAGCAGACACTGAGCATGCGGCTGCGGGAG ACACAGAATGAGTGGGAAGCCGCAGAGCAGCGGTGGCGGGGAGGCCTGACGCGCTGTCAAGAGGAGGCGGAGGCGCGCCTGCGGGAGGTGCAGGAGAGACTGGACCACCTGCCCCAGCAG ATAGAGGCTGTCACTGACAAGTGTGTGCTTCACAAGAGCGACTCGGACTGCAAGATCTCTGCCGAGGCCACAGCCAG AGAGCTGGCGGTCGAGGCCGTGAGGCAGGAGCTGGCTGCCCTGCTGTCCTCCGTGCAGCTGCTCAGAGAGGGCAACCCCGGGCGCAAGATCGCCGAGATCCAGGGCAAGCTGGCCACG TTTCAGAACCAAATGATGAAACTGGAGACCAGCATCCAGGACAACaagaccatccagaatctcaagtTTAATACAGAAACCAAGCTG CGCGCGGAGGCGATGGCCACCCTGCAGGAGAGCGTGCTGCGCCTGTGGAGCGAGGAGGGCCCCTGGGCCCCGACGCTGGGCAGCAGGAGGGGCCCCACGTCCCTGGAGCGGCAGCAGCTCTTTGTCAAGGAGGTGGCCCCCGACGACGTGGTCCCTGTGAACCGCTGGGGCGTGTATCAGGCCGTGAG GTGGCTACAGTGGAAGGCGGTTCTCATGAATCTGGCATCCCAGCAGACGCCCGGGAGTGCAGCCCTGGAGAAGCCCCTCAGCCAGAAGCCTGCCCGCCGACTCTCATCCCTGCCCATTCCCCAGAAATAA